Proteins from a genomic interval of Streptomyces sp. NBC_01445:
- a CDS encoding IS5 family transposase, translating into MTEAEWRVVRPLLPVPPWLEGRGGRPEGYCHRVMLDAVRYVVDNGVKWANLPADFPPYRRVHAFARRWQVTGLLAELHDRLRDRVREKEGRLPDPTAAIVDSQSVRAAVNIPRSTSGWDGGKKVGGRKRHLTVDCLGLVLAVAVTAASVQDRDAAVPLLQRLRRQYFSVRLVWADGGYAGRLVDWAREEARLTLQVVKRSDDTAGFVVLPRRWVVERTLSWLMRSRRLVRDYETLPAMHEAMVLWSMTMLMSGRLAGRRPAGFRGPAPRER; encoded by the coding sequence ATGACGGAGGCGGAGTGGCGGGTGGTGCGGCCGTTGCTTCCGGTTCCGCCCTGGCTGGAGGGGCGGGGCGGGCGGCCGGAGGGCTATTGCCACCGCGTGATGCTCGACGCGGTGCGCTATGTCGTGGACAACGGCGTCAAGTGGGCCAACCTGCCCGCGGACTTCCCGCCGTATCGCCGTGTGCATGCCTTCGCCCGCCGCTGGCAGGTCACGGGTCTGCTCGCCGAACTCCACGACCGACTGCGCGACCGCGTCCGGGAGAAGGAAGGCCGTCTGCCGGACCCGACGGCCGCGATCGTGGACTCCCAGTCCGTGCGGGCAGCGGTGAACATCCCGCGCTCGACCTCCGGCTGGGACGGCGGCAAGAAGGTGGGAGGCCGCAAACGGCATCTGACGGTGGACTGCCTCGGCCTGGTCCTGGCCGTCGCGGTGACCGCGGCAAGCGTGCAAGACCGCGATGCCGCCGTCCCGCTGCTTCAGCGCCTGCGACGGCAGTACTTCTCCGTCCGACTGGTGTGGGCGGACGGCGGCTATGCCGGCCGGCTCGTCGACTGGGCCCGTGAAGAGGCCCGGCTCACCCTTCAGGTCGTCAAACGCTCCGATGACACGGCGGGGTTCGTGGTGCTGCCGCGCAGGTGGGTGGTGGAGCGGACGCTGAGCTGGCTGATGCGCTCGCGTCGCCTGGTGCGCGACTACGAAACACTGCCGGCCATGCACGAAGCCATGGTGCTGTGGTCGATGACCATGCTCATGAGCGGTCGCCTGGCCGGACGCCGCCCGGCCGGCTTCAGAGGGCCGGCACCGCGGGAGCGGTGA